In Fundidesulfovibrio soli, a single genomic region encodes these proteins:
- a CDS encoding tail fiber assembly protein, with amino-acid sequence MILYSYDISGLYVGPVAAALSPARPFIEGEPNYLRPARSTELAPPDCEPGFVSVFDGECWQTVEDHRGQALHNTANGVARTVTEVGPIPEGWTTQPRPDDRFVWDGQAWALDEGLALAGARRARNALLDACDWTQLPDSPLSTGARDAWAAYRQALRDYPSDWTLDKPWPEAPQE; translated from the coding sequence ATGATCCTGTATTCCTACGACATATCCGGCCTCTACGTGGGGCCTGTGGCTGCGGCCCTCTCTCCCGCCCGCCCCTTCATCGAGGGGGAGCCCAACTATCTGCGGCCCGCCCGCTCCACCGAACTGGCCCCGCCGGACTGCGAACCCGGCTTCGTGTCGGTGTTCGACGGCGAATGCTGGCAGACCGTGGAGGACCACCGTGGGCAGGCCCTCCACAACACCGCAAACGGCGTCGCCCGCACCGTGACCGAGGTAGGCCCCATCCCCGAAGGCTGGACCACCCAGCCACGCCCGGACGACCGCTTCGTCTGGGACGGGCAGGCCTGGGCGCTCGACGAAGGGCTGGCCCTGGCCGGTGCCCGCCGCGCCCGCAACGCCCTGCTGGACGCTTGCGACTGGACGCAGCTCCCTGATTCGCCCCTGAGCACAGGCGCGAGGGATGCCTGGGCGGCTTACCGCCAGGCCCTGCGGGATTACCCCTCGGACTGGACCCTGGACAAACCCTGGCCCGAAGCCCCTCAGGAGTGA
- a CDS encoding phage head spike fiber domain-containing protein, whose translation MAIIRPIFNWVAQPGVTPPAVSFTRGSTATYTDALGVIRTAQAGVLRDSFDPLTGAYLGKLIEEQRTNLLLYSSVFDNAAWTQLNSPSIAAGAAVSPDGSQNAYSVGDTSTAQMRAIKQDLTVPANTSTYCASLYAQKTPGVSTITNFNLYFFNGTQADYRLDVNTATGECRPNTTYPGAASPAAYGVIDCGLYWRLWVSGANKGDSTSLRFGLTPAYGLGWSQTQPDVSQTKTLVIWGAQLENGAFPTSYMPTTGDAFTRSADQCTLPLASLVDTGGNPAFGMACGTMFADFAFNGMRTDAVGQAVIGLDDGTAANRINISRTLASGLFAWDKVSGAQVGALQILHPSPAAGTRYRAANGFDGTGRSSCLNGAGVLTDATPIAPVATTLNIGSLANGSFLNGVVRHAALFNRRLSDADLQALTA comes from the coding sequence ATGGCCATCATCAGACCGATCTTCAACTGGGTGGCCCAGCCGGGCGTCACGCCTCCCGCGGTAAGCTTCACGCGCGGCTCCACGGCCACCTACACGGACGCCCTCGGCGTCATCCGCACGGCCCAGGCCGGAGTTCTGCGCGACAGCTTCGACCCCCTGACAGGGGCCTACCTGGGCAAGCTCATCGAGGAGCAGCGCACCAACCTGCTGCTCTACTCCTCGGTGTTCGACAACGCGGCCTGGACCCAGCTCAACAGCCCGTCCATCGCCGCCGGGGCGGCTGTCTCGCCGGACGGAAGCCAGAACGCATACTCCGTGGGGGACACCTCCACGGCCCAAATGCGAGCCATCAAACAAGACCTGACCGTTCCAGCCAACACCAGCACCTACTGCGCCTCGCTTTACGCGCAGAAAACGCCTGGAGTCAGCACGATCACCAACTTCAACCTGTACTTCTTCAACGGCACCCAGGCCGACTACAGGCTGGATGTCAACACGGCCACCGGCGAGTGCCGCCCCAACACGACCTACCCGGGGGCGGCCAGCCCGGCGGCCTACGGCGTCATCGACTGCGGCCTGTACTGGAGGCTGTGGGTCTCGGGTGCGAACAAGGGGGACAGCACGTCGCTGCGGTTCGGCCTGACCCCGGCGTACGGCCTCGGCTGGAGTCAGACGCAGCCCGATGTCTCACAGACCAAGACTCTCGTAATCTGGGGGGCGCAATTGGAGAATGGGGCGTTCCCGACCTCCTACATGCCCACCACGGGGGATGCGTTCACCCGTAGCGCGGACCAGTGCACGCTGCCTTTGGCCAGCCTGGTGGACACAGGCGGGAATCCGGCGTTCGGCATGGCCTGCGGCACGATGTTCGCCGACTTCGCGTTCAACGGGATGCGCACCGACGCCGTCGGCCAGGCCGTTATCGGCCTGGATGACGGCACCGCGGCCAACAGGATCAACATCAGCAGGACACTGGCGTCTGGACTGTTCGCCTGGGACAAGGTCTCCGGGGCGCAAGTGGGGGCGTTGCAGATCCTTCATCCGTCCCCTGCCGCTGGAACCCGCTACCGGGCCGCCAACGGATTTGACGGCACCGGGCGTTCCTCCTGCCTCAATGGTGCGGGCGTGCTCACCGATGCCACCCCTATCGCTCCGGTGGCTACGACCCTCAACATAGGCTCTCTGGCCAACGGGTCGTTCCTCAACGGCGTGGTCAGGCATGCGGCGCTGTTCAACCGCAGGTTATCCGACGCGGATCTCCAGGCCCTGACCGCATGA
- a CDS encoding NAD(P)/FAD-dependent oxidoreductase, which yields MEHADVVIVGAGIIGLTLARELLPTGASVLVIEKEDAAGLHASGRNSGVLHAGIYYAPGTARAATCLAGNRLMRAYCKERGLPLLESGKVIVASDLAQLDILRALHRRALDAGAEVSLVDEAALRDIEPHARTVEQAIHSPLTAVVEPKAILQSLLDDLAASPRARVRFGVRVEGPAPGRALLTTTGRVEYGVLVNAAGAHADTLAHAHGLGLRYMLVPFKGLYRSLAPEAARLCRGSIYPVPDPDTPFLGVHFTRAVSGRVHLGPTAIPAFGRENYGLLGGLDAEAPKFLWQDALLLARSPVFRRVALSEPRKYLFRHFFADAARLVPELRREHVLPSSKVGIRPQLVDTRTNSLVMDFVTEEAPGQLHVLGAISPAFTCSMALAPLLAEKVQGLARAV from the coding sequence ATGGAACACGCGGATGTGGTCATCGTCGGGGCGGGCATCATCGGGCTGACCCTAGCCAGGGAGCTGCTCCCCACAGGAGCGAGCGTTCTGGTGATCGAGAAGGAGGACGCCGCCGGGCTGCACGCCTCGGGGCGCAATTCCGGCGTACTGCACGCGGGCATCTACTACGCGCCTGGCACGGCGCGGGCCGCCACCTGCCTGGCAGGCAACCGGCTGATGCGCGCCTACTGCAAGGAGCGCGGCCTGCCCCTGCTGGAATCCGGCAAGGTGATCGTTGCCTCCGACCTTGCCCAGCTCGACATCCTGCGCGCCCTGCACCGCCGCGCCCTGGACGCCGGGGCCGAGGTGAGCCTGGTGGACGAGGCCGCCCTGCGCGACATCGAACCCCACGCCCGCACCGTGGAGCAGGCCATCCACTCCCCGCTGACGGCCGTGGTGGAGCCCAAGGCCATCCTGCAAAGCCTGCTGGACGACCTGGCCGCCAGCCCGCGGGCCCGCGTGCGCTTCGGGGTGCGCGTGGAAGGCCCCGCGCCGGGCCGCGCCCTGCTGACCACCACCGGGCGCGTGGAGTACGGCGTGCTGGTCAACGCCGCCGGGGCCCACGCCGACACCCTGGCCCACGCCCACGGGCTGGGCCTGCGCTACATGCTGGTGCCCTTCAAGGGGCTGTACCGCAGCCTGGCCCCCGAGGCCGCGCGGCTGTGCCGGGGCAGCATCTATCCCGTGCCGGACCCGGACACCCCCTTCCTGGGCGTGCACTTCACCCGGGCGGTCTCAGGCCGGGTCCACCTGGGGCCCACGGCCATCCCCGCCTTCGGCCGTGAGAACTACGGCCTGCTGGGCGGCCTGGACGCCGAAGCGCCCAAATTCCTCTGGCAGGACGCCCTGCTCCTGGCCAGAAGCCCGGTCTTTCGCCGCGTGGCCCTCTCCGAGCCGCGCAAGTATCTGTTCCGCCACTTCTTCGCCGACGCGGCCCGCCTGGTGCCCGAGCTGCGCAGGGAGCATGTCCTCCCGAGCTCCAAGGTGGGCATCCGCCCGCAGCTCGTGGATACGCGGACAAATTCCCTGGTCATGGACTTCGTCACCGAGGAGGCCCCGGGCCAGCTGCACGTGCTGGGGGCCATCTCGCCCGCCTTCACCTGCTCGATGGCCCTGGCCCCCCTCCTCGCGGAGAAGGTCCAGGGCCTGGCGCGCGCCGTGTGA
- a CDS encoding DUF748 domain-containing protein has protein sequence MNDEPTPSDAPESDVRPSPSSPEPPLPGLGPEFYGVARALGVAALWCAYAVVLVLFLGSVALPLVFKGYLEREASAALGRDIRLASISVNPFTGRVRLGGFSLASKKGGDPLASFELLDVQVGPLSLARGRLLVRGLHLEKPSVRVGRDAGGELNIADLLPEARGGEPARGNPLEFTIPELSFSVSDVSITGGSLVFEDELKGTRHQVDDLRFNLESYSSGQSGLREAFSTEGLVNGSDVLLTVRADLYADPPQAEAKLSVKNLSLKRYSPYLPLKRPMDLAVTDAGLRVRAVFGAAGRLEGEAKLTGVGLSADAENFLRLDTIEVQGASLDPAVGSVEVERLVLASPVLGLSRDEQGRVGLLGALELVRQEDEKAEAAREAGSAPPGFKLAGAELRDGRVEIRDAGLGLTATLQDLRIGLTGFDAQAGRVESVRLEAGSNLFERLQARLAGAYLPLDLSGELTLEGLDFGKQLPTLKRLLPKLTLAGVAGNKTSFTLKDAAGQLAGTVSASLDVSGLRAQAEGQGAPLLQAKTLKVTGLDVDLAARRVAVGQVALGGGTAALTRAADGRFPALAALAVQAPAQNAPQPATQPTPHAPAQPWRVSAGLLHVTDMAAAWQDDQAKTSLAVNLADLTLKDVGAAADKPVGFAVKGTFDTKAAFDVSGELTGVGTGGVSDTLGLAAKLALSGVDLAQAVRFAPGLPVIVQAGQAGAEGTLKASLGKGGVTASYAGGASVTGLSLAQPGQASPWLTLAGLSAAGIAFQLSPPDFKAESVILDTPVLQLALDKDGKPVLPFAVQAQAQGQTPAQAPEKGAAPKASGALPGYDVASFLLRGGSVTVNPQGFDQPLSLTVKDIQVGLKGLKPGARAAVDASAQVGHSGKLRAQGNAGWSGSGPPVLDMKSTLDGLDLGELSPVSRKYTGFPITRGKLGLNLDYKIDGKTLDLKNKIVVSGLQLGRKTTEPGQKDIPLDLAVSLLTDSKGVIDLDIPVKGAPETAKADLRDVISTAMAGAFAKVLFSPLAFLNVAGSSGSTAYAPFLPGTDQLTPEARKTLASLGGALVGRPRLNVEIMTYVDPSTEAAAYGEALAAQAQAQAKSQAPQPAAEKGGKLAKGAKAQAQVPAPQPATEAEQAAQPARAPSAEDWANLARKRMEVVWLLLTTEAKLPGERIFPVTGEATKPPKVQGQPGSRAEVRLRN, from the coding sequence ATGAACGACGAACCGACGCCCTCCGACGCGCCCGAGTCCGACGTCCGGCCTTCGCCTTCATCCCCGGAGCCGCCGCTGCCGGGGCTCGGCCCCGAGTTCTACGGGGTGGCCCGGGCCCTGGGCGTGGCCGCGCTGTGGTGCGCCTACGCCGTGGTGCTGGTGCTCTTCCTGGGGTCCGTGGCGCTGCCCCTGGTGTTCAAGGGCTATCTGGAGCGGGAGGCTTCCGCCGCCCTGGGCCGCGACATCAGGCTGGCCAGCATCTCCGTGAACCCCTTCACCGGCAGGGTCCGGCTCGGCGGGTTCAGCCTGGCCTCCAAAAAGGGCGGCGACCCCCTGGCCTCCTTCGAGCTGCTGGACGTTCAGGTGGGGCCGTTGAGCCTGGCGCGCGGCAGGCTCCTGGTGCGCGGCCTGCACCTGGAGAAACCCAGCGTGCGCGTGGGCCGCGACGCCGGGGGCGAGCTGAACATCGCGGACCTGCTGCCCGAGGCGCGCGGGGGCGAGCCGGCGCGCGGCAACCCCCTGGAGTTCACCATCCCGGAGTTGTCGTTCTCCGTGAGCGACGTCTCCATCACCGGGGGGTCGCTGGTCTTCGAGGACGAGCTCAAGGGCACTCGCCACCAGGTGGACGACCTGCGCTTCAACCTCGAATCCTACAGCAGCGGGCAGAGCGGCCTGCGCGAGGCCTTCAGCACCGAGGGGCTGGTCAACGGCTCCGACGTGCTGCTCACGGTGCGCGCCGACCTCTACGCGGATCCGCCCCAGGCCGAGGCCAAACTCAGCGTCAAGAACCTCTCCTTGAAGCGCTACTCGCCCTACCTGCCCCTCAAGCGGCCCATGGACCTCGCCGTGACGGACGCGGGCCTGCGGGTCAGGGCGGTGTTCGGCGCGGCCGGACGCCTGGAGGGCGAAGCCAAGCTTACCGGCGTGGGCCTCAGCGCGGACGCCGAGAACTTCCTGCGCCTGGACACCATCGAGGTGCAGGGCGCCTCCCTGGACCCCGCCGTGGGCAGCGTGGAGGTGGAGCGCCTGGTGCTGGCCTCACCGGTGCTGGGCCTCTCGCGTGACGAGCAGGGCCGCGTGGGCCTGCTGGGAGCCCTGGAGCTGGTCCGCCAGGAGGACGAGAAGGCCGAGGCCGCCCGCGAGGCGGGGAGCGCCCCCCCGGGCTTCAAGCTCGCCGGGGCGGAGCTGCGCGACGGCAGGGTGGAGATCCGCGACGCGGGGCTCGGCCTCACCGCCACGCTGCAGGACCTCCGCATCGGGCTCACCGGGTTCGACGCCCAAGCCGGGCGCGTGGAGTCGGTCCGGCTGGAGGCGGGGAGCAACCTGTTCGAGCGGCTGCAGGCCCGGCTCGCGGGGGCGTACCTGCCTCTGGACCTCAGCGGCGAGCTGACCCTGGAAGGCCTCGACTTCGGCAAGCAGCTGCCCACGCTCAAGCGGCTCCTGCCCAAGCTGACCCTGGCCGGGGTGGCCGGGAACAAGACAAGCTTCACGCTCAAGGACGCGGCCGGACAGCTGGCGGGGACGGTCTCGGCTTCGCTGGACGTGTCAGGGCTGCGCGCGCAGGCCGAAGGGCAGGGCGCGCCGCTGCTGCAGGCCAAGACCCTGAAGGTCACGGGGCTGGACGTGGACCTCGCCGCCAGGCGCGTGGCCGTGGGCCAGGTGGCGCTCGGCGGGGGGACGGCCGCGCTGACCCGCGCGGCGGACGGGCGCTTCCCGGCGCTGGCGGCCCTGGCCGTGCAGGCCCCCGCCCAGAACGCACCGCAGCCCGCGACGCAGCCCACCCCGCATGCCCCGGCACAGCCCTGGCGCGTCTCGGCGGGCCTGCTGCACGTCACGGACATGGCCGCCGCCTGGCAGGACGACCAGGCCAAGACCTCCCTGGCCGTGAACCTGGCCGACCTCACCCTGAAGGATGTGGGGGCGGCCGCGGACAAGCCCGTGGGCTTCGCGGTCAAGGGCACCTTCGACACGAAGGCGGCCTTCGACGTCTCGGGCGAGCTCACCGGAGTGGGCACCGGCGGCGTCTCGGACACGCTCGGCCTGGCCGCGAAGCTCGCGCTCTCCGGCGTGGACCTGGCCCAGGCCGTGCGCTTCGCTCCGGGCCTGCCAGTGATCGTGCAGGCCGGGCAGGCAGGCGCCGAGGGCACTCTCAAGGCCTCGCTGGGCAAGGGCGGGGTCACGGCCTCCTACGCGGGCGGGGCATCCGTCACCGGTTTGAGCCTGGCACAGCCCGGGCAGGCCTCCCCCTGGCTGACCCTGGCCGGGTTGAGCGCGGCCGGGATCGCCTTCCAGCTCTCACCGCCGGATTTCAAGGCCGAGTCCGTCATCCTGGACACTCCGGTGCTGCAACTGGCCCTGGACAAGGACGGCAAACCCGTCCTGCCCTTCGCGGTTCAGGCGCAGGCCCAGGGCCAGACCCCGGCTCAGGCCCCCGAGAAGGGCGCGGCCCCCAAGGCCTCCGGCGCGCTGCCCGGTTACGACGTGGCCAGCTTCCTGCTGCGCGGCGGCAGCGTCACCGTGAACCCGCAGGGCTTCGACCAGCCCCTGAGCCTCACCGTGAAGGACATCCAGGTGGGGCTCAAGGGCCTCAAACCCGGTGCACGAGCCGCCGTGGACGCCAGCGCCCAGGTGGGGCATTCGGGCAAGCTGCGCGCCCAGGGCAACGCGGGCTGGAGCGGCTCGGGCCCGCCGGTCCTCGATATGAAGTCCACCCTGGACGGGCTGGACCTGGGCGAGCTCTCCCCGGTGAGCCGCAAGTACACGGGGTTCCCCATCACGCGCGGCAAGCTCGGCCTGAACCTGGACTACAAGATCGACGGCAAGACCCTGGACCTGAAGAACAAGATCGTGGTCAGCGGGCTGCAGCTCGGGCGCAAGACGACGGAGCCCGGGCAGAAGGACATCCCGCTGGACCTGGCCGTGAGCCTGCTCACGGACAGCAAGGGCGTGATCGACCTGGACATCCCGGTGAAGGGCGCGCCCGAAACCGCCAAGGCGGACCTGCGCGACGTGATCTCAACGGCCATGGCGGGTGCGTTCGCCAAGGTGCTGTTCTCGCCCCTGGCCTTCCTCAACGTGGCCGGGAGCAGCGGCAGCACGGCCTACGCGCCCTTCTTGCCCGGCACGGACCAGCTCACGCCCGAGGCCCGCAAGACGCTCGCCTCCCTGGGCGGGGCGTTGGTTGGCAGGCCCAGGCTCAACGTGGAGATCATGACCTACGTGGACCCGTCCACGGAGGCGGCGGCCTACGGCGAGGCTCTGGCGGCCCAGGCTCAAGCCCAGGCCAAGAGCCAGGCACCCCAGCCTGCCGCCGAGAAGGGCGGCAAGCTCGCCAAGGGCGCGAAGGCGCAGGCTCAAGTTCCTGCCCCGCAGCCCGCGACGGAGGCGGAGCAGGCTGCACAGCCCGCGCGCGCCCCCAGCGCGGAGGACTGGGCCAATCTGGCCCGCAAGCGCATGGAGGTGGTCTGGCTGCTGCTGACCACCGAGGCCAAGCTGCCCGGCGAACGGATCTTCCCTGTAACCGGCGAGGCCACGAAACCGCCCAAGGTTCAGGGCCAGCCGGGGAGCAGGGCGGAGGTGCGGCTGCGCAACTGA
- a CDS encoding NAD-dependent epimerase/dehydratase family protein, producing the protein MNRQPALGRRVLVTGAAGSIGSRLCSALLAAGCRVAGVDDFFSGLRGNIEPFAGDPRFFFHERDVCESGLLAELSALHGPFDAVLHMAAVVSAPWSVENPEYTDAVNRAATLALHEEARRLGVGAFVFAGSAAEYGLPLDGPAREDMAGEPQSPYGLSKLLSTKAIEESGYGCALRLFNIYGTTEGNPGPYDGVVRRFLDAALRGEPFTVCGDGGQTRDFVYVDDVVRALLHASGASGGEPLSGVFNYGTGRATSVAELAGIVAAVSGRRLEIISLPERPGDLRHSRADMSRSRITSLPMPETRLEDGLRAAWERLREKDGRSG; encoded by the coding sequence ATGAACCGCCAGCCAGCCCTTGGCCGCCGCGTCCTTGTCACCGGAGCAGCCGGGAGCATCGGCTCCAGGCTCTGCAGTGCCTTGCTGGCGGCCGGGTGCCGCGTGGCAGGGGTGGATGATTTCTTCTCCGGCCTGCGCGGCAACATCGAGCCCTTCGCGGGCGACCCCCGCTTCTTCTTCCACGAGCGCGACGTGTGCGAATCCGGCCTTTTGGCCGAGTTGAGCGCCCTGCACGGGCCTTTCGACGCGGTGCTGCACATGGCCGCCGTGGTCAGCGCGCCGTGGTCCGTGGAGAACCCAGAGTACACCGACGCCGTGAATCGCGCGGCCACGCTGGCCCTGCACGAAGAGGCGAGGCGGCTCGGCGTGGGCGCGTTCGTGTTCGCGGGTTCGGCGGCCGAATACGGCCTGCCCCTGGACGGCCCCGCCCGGGAGGACATGGCCGGGGAGCCGCAAAGCCCCTATGGGCTCTCCAAGCTCCTGTCCACGAAGGCCATCGAGGAGTCGGGCTACGGCTGCGCGCTGCGGCTGTTCAACATCTACGGAACCACCGAAGGCAATCCGGGCCCATACGACGGAGTGGTACGGCGCTTCCTGGACGCGGCCCTGCGCGGGGAGCCCTTCACCGTGTGCGGCGACGGGGGCCAGACCCGCGACTTCGTGTATGTGGATGATGTGGTGCGGGCCCTGTTGCATGCATCGGGAGCATCGGGGGGCGAACCCCTGAGCGGGGTGTTCAATTACGGCACGGGCAGGGCCACGTCAGTGGCCGAGCTGGCCGGGATCGTGGCGGCGGTATCCGGGCGCAGGCTGGAGATCATCAGTTTGCCCGAGCGGCCGGGCGACCTGCGCCACTCCCGGGCGGACATGAGCCGCTCCAGAATCACCAGTCTGCCCATGCCGGAGACCAGGCTGGAGGATGGCCTGCGCGCCGCATGGGAAAGGCTTCGTGAAAAGGACGGCCGCTCCGGCTAG
- a CDS encoding DegT/DnrJ/EryC1/StrS family aminotransferase, which produces MMEFSGLKAQQERIRPRLEAAIRAVFDHGKFIMGPEVRALEERLAAFAGVRRCLGCSSGTDALLLALMALGVGPGDAVLTTPFTFVASAEAIALAGGTPVFADVDPATRNLDPVRLREALDALKPGLNPAAVIAVDIFGLPCDYPALEAALEGTGLRLIEDAAQSFGAELGGVRAGAFGHVAATSFFPAKPLGCCGDGGAVFTNDPTLAELVESLRVHGKGGHKYDNARIGLNARLDTLQAAILLVKLDIFEEELALREAVATRYARNLGGVPGLGLPPSLPGARNAWAQYTVEVPPHDRDAVAQALKAKGVPTAVYYPRPLHLQPAFERLGYKPGDFPVAEGLCERVLSLPMHPYLGDDEVDFASEVLREALEA; this is translated from the coding sequence ATGATGGAGTTCAGCGGGCTCAAGGCCCAGCAGGAGCGCATACGCCCCCGGCTGGAGGCGGCCATACGCGCCGTGTTCGACCACGGGAAGTTCATCATGGGCCCCGAGGTGCGCGCACTTGAGGAGCGCCTTGCGGCGTTCGCGGGGGTGCGGCGCTGCCTGGGCTGCTCCTCGGGCACGGACGCCCTGCTCCTGGCCTTGATGGCCCTGGGCGTGGGTCCTGGCGACGCCGTGCTCACCACGCCCTTCACCTTCGTGGCCAGCGCGGAAGCCATCGCCCTGGCCGGGGGCACCCCGGTGTTCGCCGACGTGGACCCCGCCACCCGCAACCTGGACCCGGTGCGCCTGCGCGAGGCCCTGGACGCCCTGAAGCCGGGCCTGAATCCGGCTGCTGTCATCGCCGTGGATATTTTCGGCCTGCCCTGCGACTACCCGGCCCTGGAGGCCGCACTGGAGGGCACCGGCCTGCGCCTGATCGAGGACGCGGCCCAGAGCTTCGGGGCGGAGCTTGGCGGCGTGCGCGCCGGGGCCTTCGGGCATGTCGCCGCCACCAGCTTCTTCCCGGCCAAGCCCCTGGGGTGCTGCGGCGACGGCGGAGCCGTGTTCACGAATGACCCAACCCTGGCCGAATTGGTGGAGTCCCTGCGCGTGCACGGCAAGGGCGGCCACAAGTACGACAACGCGCGCATCGGGCTGAACGCCCGGCTGGACACGCTCCAGGCCGCGATCCTGCTGGTGAAGCTGGACATCTTCGAGGAGGAGCTGGCCCTGCGCGAGGCTGTGGCCACACGCTACGCCCGCAATCTGGGGGGCGTACCGGGCCTCGGGCTGCCACCGTCGCTCCCCGGAGCGCGCAACGCCTGGGCGCAGTACACCGTGGAGGTGCCGCCGCATGATCGGGACGCCGTGGCCCAGGCCCTCAAGGCCAAGGGCGTACCCACGGCGGTCTACTACCCGCGCCCCCTGCACCTGCAGCCCGCGTTCGAGCGCCTGGGGTACAAGCCGGGGGATTTCCCCGTGGCGGAAGGATTGTGCGAAAGGGTGCTCAGCCTGCCCATGCACCCGTATTTGGGGGATGACGAGGTGGATTTCGCCAGCGAAGTTCTGCGAGAGGCCCTGGAGGCCTAG
- a CDS encoding Gfo/Idh/MocA family protein: MSGSWPQSSPGVGVVGAGQWGRNLVRVFHGLGALRAVCSRDAAHLERAREACPGVFLCANMDDLLARPDVRAVAVATPSETHYALARQALLAGKHALVEKPLTLREEDARELVALARERGLTLMVGHLLHYHPAFERLKALCAAGELGRIDYIYSHRLNLGRIRREENILWSFAPHDISMILALAGAMPQSLLATGGSWLQSAIADVTVTQMDFASGLKGHIFVSWLHPYKEQRLVVVGQGGMAVFDDGQPWEDKLLLYPHEIRWDSGAPVPVKAEAVRVDVAPGEPLLRECEHFLECVATGARPRTDGKEGLRVLTVLGACQRSLNAAGVREAIGEAR; the protein is encoded by the coding sequence ATGAGCGGATCGTGGCCTCAATCTTCGCCCGGAGTGGGTGTTGTGGGCGCGGGCCAGTGGGGCCGCAACCTGGTGCGCGTGTTCCACGGGCTGGGCGCGTTGCGGGCGGTCTGCTCCAGGGATGCGGCGCACCTGGAGAGAGCGCGGGAGGCCTGCCCAGGCGTTTTCCTTTGCGCCAACATGGATGATCTGCTGGCCCGTCCGGACGTGCGGGCCGTGGCCGTGGCCACCCCCTCCGAGACGCACTACGCCCTGGCCCGGCAGGCCCTGCTGGCCGGGAAGCACGCCCTGGTGGAGAAGCCCCTGACCCTGCGCGAGGAGGATGCTCGGGAGCTTGTGGCCCTGGCCCGCGAACGCGGCCTGACGCTCATGGTGGGGCACCTGCTGCACTACCACCCGGCCTTCGAGCGTCTGAAGGCCCTCTGCGCCGCCGGGGAACTGGGCCGCATCGACTACATCTACTCCCACCGCCTGAACCTGGGCCGCATCCGGCGAGAGGAGAACATCCTCTGGTCCTTCGCGCCGCACGACATCTCCATGATCCTGGCCCTGGCCGGGGCCATGCCGCAGTCCCTGCTGGCCACGGGCGGGAGCTGGCTCCAGTCCGCCATCGCCGACGTCACCGTGACGCAGATGGACTTCGCCTCCGGGCTCAAGGGACACATCTTCGTCTCCTGGCTGCACCCCTACAAGGAGCAACGGCTGGTGGTTGTGGGCCAGGGCGGCATGGCCGTGTTCGACGACGGCCAGCCCTGGGAGGACAAGCTCCTGCTCTACCCCCACGAAATACGCTGGGACTCGGGCGCGCCCGTGCCGGTCAAGGCCGAGGCCGTCCGAGTGGATGTGGCCCCGGGCGAGCCTCTGTTGCGCGAGTGCGAGCACTTCCTGGAGTGCGTGGCCACCGGCGCCAGGCCGCGCACCGACGGCAAGGAGGGCCTGCGCGTGCTCACGGTGCTGGGCGCGTGCCAGCGTTCGCTCAACGCCGCCGGGGTCAGGGAAGCGATCGGGGAGGCGCGGTGA
- a CDS encoding glycosyltransferase family 2 protein produces MVVPAYNQGRYLAACLDSLWFQDHPDLEIIVVEDGSTDDTPWVLAEYRRALEQDEASYASRYIPETDTLERAHHPRYPKAGRSLRVIEHGRNRGLAAALNTGMAAATGQAVSYVPADDWCMANMFSELARALDEAPARARADFAYADMLIVDDAFRVTRRFDLPDYSFERSFADWYLCGNCKLYRRELHERFGYYDEALLAHDHDLFQRFALGGAKFVHVPKALMAVRDHAQRQVDIHAPSNWSRLIGESKRLALEARRHMAGTK; encoded by the coding sequence GTGGTCGTCCCCGCCTACAACCAGGGGCGCTACCTGGCCGCCTGCCTGGACTCCCTCTGGTTCCAGGACCACCCCGACCTTGAAATCATCGTGGTGGAGGACGGCTCCACCGACGACACCCCCTGGGTGCTCGCCGAATACCGCCGCGCCCTGGAGCAGGACGAGGCCTCCTACGCCAGCCGTTACATCCCCGAGACCGACACCCTGGAGCGCGCGCATCATCCGCGCTACCCCAAGGCGGGGCGCAGCCTGCGGGTGATAGAACACGGCCGCAACCGGGGCCTGGCCGCCGCCCTGAACACCGGCATGGCCGCCGCCACGGGCCAGGCCGTGAGCTACGTCCCGGCGGACGACTGGTGCATGGCGAACATGTTCTCCGAGCTGGCCCGCGCCCTGGACGAGGCACCGGCCAGAGCCCGGGCGGACTTCGCCTACGCCGACATGCTCATCGTGGACGACGCCTTCCGGGTCACGCGCCGCTTCGACCTGCCGGACTACAGCTTCGAGCGCAGCTTCGCGGACTGGTACCTCTGCGGCAACTGCAAGCTCTACCGCCGGGAGCTGCACGAGCGCTTCGGCTATTACGACGAGGCCCTGCTGGCCCACGACCACGACCTCTTCCAGCGCTTCGCCCTGGGAGGGGCCAAATTCGTCCACGTGCCCAAGGCGCTCATGGCCGTGCGCGACCATGCCCAACGCCAGGTGGACATCCACGCGCCCTCCAACTGGAGCCGCCTGATCGGCGAATCCAAACGGCTGGCGCTGGAGGCCCGCAGGCACATGGCGGGCACGAAGTGA